The DNA segment GAAGAAATGAACAATTTAATGTGTGCTTTGCTATTTAGAGCTGAGAATCCTGTGGTGCCTGTAATCAATAAAGTGGATGTTCAGGAACTAACCTACAAGTGGGAAGAAAACACCAACACCTACAGCAATGCTACCACCGCTTACGCTTATGTGCAGGCCTTTGCGGATCCTGCAGGCACGATACCGGTTACACTGAAAAATTTTGCTTTTCGTTGCAAGCAGACGGTTAAGAAAGATGGTTCACTGTACTCGGAGCATGTCTTCGAAACATTTAAACTAACCGGCCAGCAGATGAATATTAACCTTTCTATTTATCACCTGGTGGAGTATGACTTCACCAGCACTGGTGGCTATGCACAGCCGGCAGGGCATTATGAGAGTTCATTTGAATTGTTACCTGGTGAAGGGTATGGAGTAATATAATTTTGGTAGCCAGCTTTTGTATTTTAATGAAGCTGCTGTTGCGTCGCACTCTTGTACTTTCTGATTGCGTGGCATCTGCTACATTTGCAGTGCCCACATTTATAGGTTAGTCTCAAAGCTCTACCTTGTCTGGTCATGACCGGATGGGGTTGAGGTAATTCCGGCTCTTTGGGGTTCGGGGTTCAACGCAAAAAACGTTGTGGGCGCCTCAACCTCTTTTTTATGTGGCAGCCTGCACTCGCAAATTTCCTTTCTAAATACACTCCTGTTAAGACCATCGCTGAAAGCGACGATCAGTTTACTACCCGCGAAATAAAACGTTTACTGGAAGATCATACAGGCGCTGACGTTGACCTCAATGAATTATATGTGGCATTGCTGGATGCCGGATTTGAGTATGTTTCCCAAGGGCATGAGATGTTATGGTTGTTCAGGAAGCTTTAGTTTGTCTTGAGAAAGCTTTGATCGAATCTCGCAGTTGGTTGTAGCTTACCCATTTTCTGTTTTACATACCAACCAAGCGTCGAACCCTTCACTTTCTTGGGTATGGGAAGTAAATGTTTTTCAGAAAATAATTCCATTGGTATAAATTCACAGCGAATTCCGTAAATTTCGATGCAGAATATAGGTTTCTTATAATCAATTACTTTTATCATTTAGCTTCATAAATATACGAGTTAGCTGTAATGCGACACCACCATACTTAGAACACTCAAAATATGAAAATACTTCTTGCAGGACCTGGTACAGGTAAGACAACCAAAGTAAAAAAAATAATTTCCGAGGATTTTCCAGAAGCCGAAAAAATTAATGTAATCTCATTTACAAATGCAACTGTGAATGATTTAACTAACAGCTTCAATGAAAATCCTAAAGTCTCTTGTTCGACTTTGCACAGTTTTGCTTTAAAGCTTAATCACCTTCCTGAACTTCACATTATTGACAACAAGGTTGAATTTAAAATCTTGTCGGCTCTCTCTAATAAAATAGAAATTGATTTTTCAACTTTATGTGAGTTTGTAAAGTGTATCACATTTGACGGAATGATTGCTAGCTGTGTAGGGTTTATTAAAGCAAATCCAGCATATGCAGAAGAAAAAATTGGAAAGTTAGACTTGCTTCTCGTTGATGAATTTCAAGACTTCAACCCAAATGAACAGGAACTTGTAATGCTTGCATCCAAACTGTCAGCTGAAACAATAATTTTAGGCGATGATGACCAATCAATTTATGGATTTAAAGATGCTGACCCCGATGGCATTATTTCACTTTATAATAACGAGACGGTTACAAAAATTGACCACGAAAATATTTGCTACCGCTGTCCAGACGAAGTAGTTGACTATTGCGTAAAGCTTTTAAAAAGAAATAAAAAGAGAGTTGATAAAGCGTGGAATAAATCTAACAAAGAAGGAAATATTTACTTTAAACAACTTCTTACGCAATCTCAATGTGACGATTATAATCTTGAGATAATCAAAACAATTAAAGCTAAAGAGCCAGACGCAAGCATACTTGTTTTGAGTCCTTTGGGTGTTGTTGTAGAAACTTTAAAGGCAAAACTTACAGAAGAACAAATTGCAATAAATGATTGCTGGAACGAAGATTGGGATAAAGAGTTGTTGGCTAAGATTTGGTGGATGAATGCTATCTATGGTAAAAACAAATTACCCTACATATTATTTTTACTAAAACATTATGGACATTTTGCCAAAGCTAAATTGATTACTCTCTTAAAGACAAAGTTTCAAGCTGGATTTACAGAAGATCAGCTAATCAAAGATTTACTTGACTTGGGGTATTTACCTGAACAGTTAGCGACTTTTATAACATCACAACCTTCAATAGCAGAATTTTTTGACACTCAAGAAGAGTTTGACTCCTTGAAAGAATATATAGACGAGGATGAAATCGCAGAAAGTATATCTTACCTGACTAGTAAAGTCAAGGTTAAGAAAGAGTTTGAAAAAGGTCAGATAAATTTTATGTCAATTCATAAATCTAAAGGGCTTCAAGCCGACTATGTATTAATAAATGGTTTGGTTTCGGGTATTTTGCCAAACGAGTCAAGAGGCTTAGACACTATAGAAGCTCAAAGGAGGCTATTGTTTGTTGGAATGACAAGGGCATTGAAAGAATTGCATATGGTATCAACAGTTGAATGGCAGGGTAAGGATTTAATGGGGAACAATGCAGATATGCAGGAGTTTAAATTTGACAAGTATAAGAGAAAATACAACGGCAAGACTTCCAAATTCGTGGAAGAAATTAAAGTCTAAATACCAAATTTGAAAGCACTACAGCTAACATTGGTATTGCTGCAAGTGGGGCTGGACGTTGAAACTTCGGCTGTTTGCATCGCTGTACTTTAGTTCGGGCAGACGAATATCTATTTGGCTTTTTGTTGTTAACTTCAACTTCATATTTTCAATTGGGCAGCAGTTCCGGGCTGGACGTTATAAAATATCCCACCTGCAGCAATACCTGCCCGTTGTACGCCACTTAGTGACACATTATGCAGACATATCCGACTAAAAGAAAAAGACTTACTGCATTAATTTCAGCAACAAAAATTCTTAGTTCAACTTGCCAGCTTTTTATAATTGACAAACGTAGCAAAAAGCCACATGGCTGTGCAGTTCTTGTAACTTGTAACTCAAAATATTATTGCTTGTCAAACTCTCATGTTTTTAATAAAAGCAAATTTCCAAATGTTTACATGCTCACAAGGGACAATGAATATGTGCTGTTAGAGGGAGGATTAATGTATTCAGAACCAAGCTTTGGCAACAACATAAACAATGACACTTTTGACGTAGGGATTATGGAACTAACTGAACAAGTAAAGGACAAGTTTTTTGGATATACGTTTTTGGAACTTGACCAAATTGAAACTTCTGTAACATTACTACGCAATAATGTGACAATGATTGCTGCCTATCCTGCAACTAAAACTAAGTTTGACAGCAAAACAAAATCTTTAAAATTTAATCCGCTTATAGTTCGGACAATTCCCATAACGAAAGACTATTCAAACATAGGATTTCCTAAAGCTTATCATCATGTAGTTGACTTCCCAAAAAAATCTTTCAAAGAAACAAGCACCGAACAACGAATGACAGCAGCTCAACCACACGGTATGAGTGGAAGTGGACTTTGGATATTAGCGGGAAAATCAGAATTAGATTATCAACCGTTTCTAATTGGAATTTTATCAGAGTATCACGAAAACAAATCAATGATATTTTCGACAAAAATTGATTTATACTTATCAATTATCAAACAGCTTTTTGACAATTCTTTGCCATACAATGGAATTAAGGTGGACTTGACCGTTAACTGAAGATAAGCGGCGTACAACATTGGGTTTTATGCAATTTGGGCGTTACCAGCAAACATCAACCAATTGCAAATCCAGGCTTTGGTTCGGGCAGGACAAACACCTTTCAACTTTAGTTCTTAAATTCAACTTTATATTTTCAATCAGCAGCGGTTATCGGCGGACGGAATACTAATACCCAACCTGCATAAAGCCCTGCCCGTTGTGTGAAATTTTAGTACCACCTTTTAAATAATTACAGCTATGAAAAGAAATAAATTTATTGCATCTATTCTGACTGTAATGTCAGCTCCAATTTTTGCAATCTCACAATTGCCAACCAAATTGCTAAGACAAAAAAGAGGATTTAAAATACCAGCAGGAGAAGGGCGAATTCACGGACACATTAAATTGAAAGGTGTAAACTCCAATATCCTTGATGTGAAAATTTCAGGAAGTGACACGGATGGCGACTTGGCAATTTTTGAGCAGACTTCTTTGTCGCAGGGCAAGGGAACACCTTTACATATTCACAATGCACAGGACGAAATATTTTATGTGATAGAAGGCTCATATAAGTTTCAAGTAGGTGACGACAAATTTGATTTGACAACTGGTGACAGTATATTTTTACCACGACAAGTTGCTCATGCTTGGACTCAAGTATCTGAAAAAGGAAAAATGACGGTAATAATGCAACCTGCAGGCAAATTGGAGAATTTCTTTGTTACAATGGCTGCTTTAGACCATGAGCCAAGTAAGGAAGAAATATCAAAGATTTTTGCAGACAATGATATGCAAGTAGTTGGACCACCTTTAAAAATTGATTGACCGATACGAAAAACTTCACACAACAATGGTTTAGCAAAATTGGGGCTTGACCAGCAAATCTTCAGCTTCAGTTCGCTAATCATCTCCTGTTCCGGGCTGGATAATCTTCTCCTGGCTGTTGTGCGCAACTTCAAATTTTAGTCATAAATTCAACTTCGGTTCCGGGCGGACAGTTGGAAAATCCCCCTACTTCGGTAAGCCTTGGCCGTTGGCTGCAACCTTTCCGTTCATAAACAAAGAATGCTTGCAACAATACTCATGACAACTTTTGACGAATTACATTTGCTTAAAATAATAATGATATGCTGACAGCCATCAATCCAAAGTTGCCAATGAGCAACAAAGCTGCTACAAAAGACTTTTACATCAACAAATTAGGATTTCAAAACGTAGGTAGTTCTGAATACGACGGTTATTTGATGGTCGAAAAAGACAATATAGAAATTCACTTTTTTGAATTCAAAGAAATTGAGGCTAAAGAAAATTATTCAGGAGTTTATATCAGAACAGACAACATTGACAACCTATATCAATCATTGTTGGACAATGATGTAAGCATACATCCTAACGGGCCTTTAGAGACCAAGCCGTGGGGACAAAGGGAATTTGCTTTGCTTGACCCTGACAATAATTTATTGACTTTTGGGCAGAGTGTATGAGGAAAGTTGTCGACAGGAAGTAAGCGGCAGCAGCTAACATGCGGTTTGCTGCTATGCTGGCAGTCGTAGTAACAATCGACTGCAGTTCGGTATCAGCTACAGTTCGGGAATGAGGTACAATTTTGAGCATTAGTTCACAACTTCAACTTTAGTTTTACAATTCGGCTATTGTGCCGGGCAGGACATTCAATGAATTCCACCACAGCAGCAAGCCGTGGACGTTTTCATTCTTACTGTCCTTTGAGTGCCGCCTGATTAGGCGGATTTTTGTGTTATGCTAAAAGACAATATCCGCGGCTGGTTAACTGGAGGCCAAAATTTTATCGTTGGCCGTGGGCTGTATAAGCAGCTTGGGGATGATGATGATATCAAACAACAGCTGTTAAAGGGTGAGAACGCCGGCACTAGACGATTGCTATGGGAATCACTGGAGAATTTATTACGGAGACCCGTAAAAGAGGCAATTATAGTTGATTCTACAGCCTCTGAAATGCCTGCTTCAAATGATACAGTACGAAAAGCATTGCGCGAAGAATGGTCGCCATTATACACTCGCATGAACTATTTGCGTGCACGGATTGACGAGTATGGTGGATCCAATAATTCAGAAACAGTTGCTTTGCGTGAACCGATCGCTTTCGAAATCCTCGATCTTGAAGATCAGTGCGAAGCGATTTGGGCAAAGCGTTCACATTATCTTGAACATGGATCGCTGCCCGACCTAGACCAGAAAGAATTTACCATCCCGGAAGATTCACGAGAACTGGCCAAATTACTGTAGAACATTCCACGCAATATTCGTCGCAATCCTGGAACACAATGCCGGCATGATTGAAGGCGTGGACTACGTTTGTTATAAAGCACCACCGGAGCATTGGAAAAAGCCGTTATTAAAACTGAAAAAGTTTGACAAAGTAATTTCATTTGCTACCGGCTTTTGTATTTGTCTAGCTTCGCAAAAAGTAGCCGGTAGTGCAAACGGTTACAATGCTTTTTGGTTGTCGCAAGGGTGTTGCATGTTTGAGGCAAATCATGCAGAAAAAGCAGATTTGAGCACTTTTTCGAGGGGGGAAGCAATTCCCTAAAATGCAAACTGGGCGCTGAAAGTAGCGCCCAGTAAGGATTTCAACATCTTATGTTCTGCGGACCGGACGGGACTCGAACCCGCGACCTCCGCCGTGACAGGGCGGCATTCTAACCAACTGAACTACCGATCCTTGTAGTTCCCTTTGTTTTCGGGACGGCAAAGATAAGGGGAAACATATTTTTCAAACAAAACTTTTCCGCAAAAAATTTCTCACTGTAATTTTACCGCCTATCAATCTATATATTCGCATTATGCCGCAATACCCCAATAGACAATTCCTGGATTTTGAACAGCCCATCAAGGAGCTGTATGAACATATTGAGGAAAACAAAAAACTTGCTGAAAAAAATTCCAAAATAGATTATAAAGGAATCATTCAGCAACTGGAAGATTCTATAGTAGATAAACGCAAAGAAATTACCGAGCGCCTTACACCATGGCAGCGCGTACAGCTCAGCCGCCACCCGGACCGCCCATACACACTCAAGTATATAGAGAAAATGACCACCAATTTCGTTGAGTTACATGGCGACCGCAATGTAAAAGACGATAAAGCAATGGTGGGCGGCTTTGCAGAGCTCGATGGGCAAACCGTCATGATCATCGGCCAGCAAAAAGGGATCAACACCAAAACAAGGCAGCTTCGCAATTTCGGTATGGCCAATCCCGAAGGTTACCGCAAAGCACTCCGGTTAATGAAGCTTGCCGAAAAGTTCAACAAACCTGTCATCACTTTAATAGATACACCCGGCGCTTATCCCGGTCTCGAGGCCGAAGAGCGTGGCCAGGGCGAGGCTATTGCCCGTAACATTTACGAAATGGTGCGCCTCAAAGTGCCTATTATATGTGTCATCATTGGCGAAGGTGCCAGCGGTGGTGCATTGGGCATTGGTGTGGGAGATAAGGTGCTGATGATGGAAAATACCTGGTACACCGTTATTTCCCCGGAGAGCTGCAGCTCCATTCTCTGGCGTAGCTGGGACAAAAAAGAAATAGCGGCAGAGCAGTTGCGCCTTACCGCAAAAGACATGCACAGTTTTGGCCTGGTAGACGATATCGTGCCCGAACCGGTTGGCGGCGCACATTGGGATTATGCAGAAGCTGCACAAATACTAAAGGGTTACATCAGCAAAGCACTTAGCGAAGTAAAAGATATGCCCGCAGAAAGCCGTATGGATTACCGCATAGAGAAGTTTGGCAAAATGGGCTTTTGGGATGAGTTGCCCGTTACAGATGCGGCGGAGTAAGGTTATGAACCCGGCATCGGTATTTCAATGTAGCACCTGTTGCGTCGCACACTTGTACTGCATCACCGCAGGCAACAGTTCCGGGTGCAGCAGCGCAGTTGTTGTCAACCAGCCCGCAGGTATAAATTTACTGCATGCTTAAATGATCTTTTCATTAACTTGACGGCTCACAATATCAAATTTAAAAATGTCATCTTTTCTCAGTCAGTTACAAGGTACAGGCGTAGCATTGGTTACGCCATTCTCAGCGCAGGGTTTTATAGATTTTGCTGCACTGGCCAATATTATTGAGCACGTCATAAGCGGCGGCGCAGAATACGTGGTTACACTTGGCACCACCGGCGAAACACCTACACTTGATAAGTTTGAGAAAACAGATGTTGTAAAATTTACGTTTGAAAAAGTAAATGGCCGCGTGCCCGTTGTAGTAGGCATTGGTGGCAACAATACAAAAGACCTGCTGAAAGACCTGCAGAATTACCCGCTGGAAAATGCCACTGCCATACTCAGTGCTTCTCCTTATTACAGTAAACCATCGCAGGAAGGTTTGTACCAGCACTACAAAGCGCTGGCAGAAGCATCGCCCAAACCGATCCTGTTATACAATGTACCGGGCAGAACAGGCCGCAACCTTACAGCAGAAACCACCATACGTCTTGCAAAAGAAGTAAGCAATATTGCAGGTATTAAAGAAGCCAGTGGCGATATGGGCCAGTGTATACAGATACTGCGCCATGCACCAAAAGATTTTCTTGTTGTAAGTGGCGATGATGCACTTGCGCTGCCACAAATAGCCTGCGGCATGAAAGGTGTTATAAGTGTTGCAGCAAACGCTTATCCCAGGGCGTTTTCAGACATGGTGCGTTTTTGCCTCGATAACGATTTTGCCAAAGCAAAAACCATCAACGATACACTGGTAGATGCTTACAACCTCATGTTTGAAGAAAACAATCCTGCCGGTGTAAAAGCATTTATGACAGAAATGGGCTTGTTGAAAAACAACCTGCGTCTCCCGCTCGTACCATTGAGTGATGGTGTTTACAATAAGATAAAAGCTTTCCTCGCTACAAGATAGTTGTTGTTTGCACAATACATTTCATCAAAAGACCCGCAGATGCGGGTCTTTTGATGTGTTTCCTGCATGGTAAATAATGTAGCATGTTTTACACGATCAGATATTATCAGCCAGCGGAAAATCAATTTCAAAGCCTGTAAGATTATGCAGGTAGTTGCTGATGATTTTATCACCAATTACAATTACAACATCGATCATATGGGCTTCTGTATAACCCGCTTCAAAAAACATTGCCTTGCTTTCCTCACTGGCCCTGCCTCGGTTTTCTACCACCGCAGCGGTAAATTTTGCCAGCGCATCCAGCTTGCTGTCAAAAGATGCAGAGCCTTTTCTTATCTCAAGAATTTGTTCATCTGTAAAACCAGTCATTTTGCCAATAACAGTATGTGCAGACTGGCAATACCGGCAACCATTTATTTGGCTTGTTACAAGGTTGATTACTTCCCTTTCTTTCGCCCGTAATGAACTTTTGCGGTTTTGCAAAGCCAGGTAGTCGCCCAGTGCGGTCTCGTTTTTTGCAAAATATGCATAAAGGTTTGGTACAAAACCAAGGCTTTTCTGAAGTGTATTAAAGATTGCCTGGTTGTTTTCAGAAACTGCTGCTTTTGAAGGAACGGTAAATGTCCTTTTTTCTGTAGTGGTCATATTGCTTTGTTTAAATGTGATCGTTTGTTTACAAAGCAAAAGTGGCACGAACCCGCAGCGATAAAAATGATGTAGTTTAGGAAATATGGTTGATGTAGTTCAACTTTTTTTAGCAGTACGTTTGTTCCTTATTCTGGACAAAAATTCTGTCGTCATACCAAGGTAAGAGGCCAGCGCATATTGCGGTACCCGCTGCACAATAAGCGGGTATTGCTGCATGAAATTTTCGTAGCGTTCCTCCGCGCTTTGTGTAAGATTGGAAATGATCCGTTGCTGCATAAAGGCAGCTGTTCGCTCTGCCCTTATCCTGAAGAAGGTTTCAAATTTATGGTTGGTTTGCTTCAATGCCTGTTCTTTTTCATAGGGCAATTCAAGAATAATGCTGTCTTCAAGTGCTACAACAAACATGGTGGCAGGCTTTTGTAAAATATAGCTGTTATAGTCTGTAATCCACCAGTCTTCAATGGCAAAGGCGATGGTGCTATCCTGGCCTTTGTCGTCTACAACATAAGCCCTGAAAGCACCTTTGAGTACAAAATTCCTGTTTCGTACAATGAAATCTGGTTGTACAATAAACTGTCTTTTTTTGATTTTGACCTCTTTGAAAGCTGCAGCAAAAGTTGCGGCCTCTTCATTATTTAAAGAAACCCAACGGTTAATGTATGCTGTAATTTGTACGTTACCTGCCATGTTGTGTGTTGTTTTCGGGCGTTTGCCTTTTTGTTGGCTAAGCCTTGTATAAAATTAAATGAAACCGCAGATCAAATAATAATGGTGTGGGAGGATTGTTGCGGTAATGGAACCGGCGCAGCCGCATTACCATATACAGTACAAGTGTGCGACGCAACAGCAGCTTAATGCATATACTGCTGCCGGGTTCATAAAAAAGTTAATCCTTACGCGCCGGTAGTTGACGGTGTTAAAACTTTGTATTTTCACACCATGAAGCAGTTTCTCTTTTTAGCCGGTTTACTTTTTTGTACGGTGCATAGTAGCGCCCAGTTTACGGTACGCATTATTGTAAACGATGTTGCCACCAAAAAGCAGGATGATATTTACGTGGCCGGCGATTTCAACAACTGGAACCCGCATGATGATGCTGCTAAAATGAAACTGTTTGGTGCTACCCGCAGAATTTATGTTTTGAAAGATGTGGCACCGGGTACCATTAATTTTAAGTTTACGCGTGGCACATGGGATAAGGTAGAAAGTAGTGCCAAAGGCGAAGACATCGAAAATCATTCGGTTACTGTAACCGCAGATACATCGCTTACATTTTTTGTGGCCGGCTGGAAAGATGATTTTCCGGATAAGCCAAAACCAAACACTGCTTCGGCACAGGTGCAGGTGTTGGATACTGCATATTATATGCCGCAGCTTAACCGCACGAGGCGTATATGGATATACCTGCCCAAAAATTATAACCTGCAGAAAAGTAAATCGTTTCCCGTATTGTATATGCATGACGGGCAAAATCTTTTTAATGAGCGCACCGCTTTTAACGGCGAGTGGGGCGTGGATGAATGCCTTGATACACTGCAACAAAAAATCAATAAGGATTGTATTGTTGTGGGCATAGACAATGGCGGTGATAAACGTATGACTGAATACAACCCCTACGATGATAAAAAATATGGAAAAGGTGAAGGAAACGAATACCTCGATTTTATTGTGCAAACGCTGAAACCTTTTATTGACGGTCGTTTCAGAACACAAAAAGATAAGGCGCATACTTTTATTGCCGGCAGCAGTATGGGTGGGCTTATCTCATTATATGCCATAATAAAATACCCCGAAGTGTTTGGAAAGGCAGGTGTTTTTTCTCCCTCGTTATGGATTGCACCACAACTATACACAGCGCTGCAACAAGCCACCTGGAACGAGCCGCATACTGTTTTTTTCTATGCCGGCAAAAAGGAGGGAGACGATATGATCCCGGACCTGGAGAATTATGAGGAGTTATTAAAAAGCACAAAAGCTTTTAAAATA comes from the Panacibacter microcysteis genome and includes:
- a CDS encoding UvrD-helicase domain-containing protein, whose translation is MKILLAGPGTGKTTKVKKIISEDFPEAEKINVISFTNATVNDLTNSFNENPKVSCSTLHSFALKLNHLPELHIIDNKVEFKILSALSNKIEIDFSTLCEFVKCITFDGMIASCVGFIKANPAYAEEKIGKLDLLLVDEFQDFNPNEQELVMLASKLSAETIILGDDDQSIYGFKDADPDGIISLYNNETVTKIDHENICYRCPDEVVDYCVKLLKRNKKRVDKAWNKSNKEGNIYFKQLLTQSQCDDYNLEIIKTIKAKEPDASILVLSPLGVVVETLKAKLTEEQIAINDCWNEDWDKELLAKIWWMNAIYGKNKLPYILFLLKHYGHFAKAKLITLLKTKFQAGFTEDQLIKDLLDLGYLPEQLATFITSQPSIAEFFDTQEEFDSLKEYIDEDEIAESISYLTSKVKVKKEFEKGQINFMSIHKSKGLQADYVLINGLVSGILPNESRGLDTIEAQRRLLFVGMTRALKELHMVSTVEWQGKDLMGNNADMQEFKFDKYKRKYNGKTSKFVEEIKV
- a CDS encoding cupin domain-containing protein — encoded protein: MKRNKFIASILTVMSAPIFAISQLPTKLLRQKRGFKIPAGEGRIHGHIKLKGVNSNILDVKISGSDTDGDLAIFEQTSLSQGKGTPLHIHNAQDEIFYVIEGSYKFQVGDDKFDLTTGDSIFLPRQVAHAWTQVSEKGKMTVIMQPAGKLENFFVTMAALDHEPSKEEISKIFADNDMQVVGPPLKID
- a CDS encoding bleomycin resistance protein encodes the protein MLTAINPKLPMSNKAATKDFYINKLGFQNVGSSEYDGYLMVEKDNIEIHFFEFKEIEAKENYSGVYIRTDNIDNLYQSLLDNDVSIHPNGPLETKPWGQREFALLDPDNNLLTFGQSV
- a CDS encoding acetyl-CoA carboxylase carboxyltransferase subunit alpha, yielding MPQYPNRQFLDFEQPIKELYEHIEENKKLAEKNSKIDYKGIIQQLEDSIVDKRKEITERLTPWQRVQLSRHPDRPYTLKYIEKMTTNFVELHGDRNVKDDKAMVGGFAELDGQTVMIIGQQKGINTKTRQLRNFGMANPEGYRKALRLMKLAEKFNKPVITLIDTPGAYPGLEAEERGQGEAIARNIYEMVRLKVPIICVIIGEGASGGALGIGVGDKVLMMENTWYTVISPESCSSILWRSWDKKEIAAEQLRLTAKDMHSFGLVDDIVPEPVGGAHWDYAEAAQILKGYISKALSEVKDMPAESRMDYRIEKFGKMGFWDELPVTDAAE
- the dapA gene encoding 4-hydroxy-tetrahydrodipicolinate synthase, which produces MSSFLSQLQGTGVALVTPFSAQGFIDFAALANIIEHVISGGAEYVVTLGTTGETPTLDKFEKTDVVKFTFEKVNGRVPVVVGIGGNNTKDLLKDLQNYPLENATAILSASPYYSKPSQEGLYQHYKALAEASPKPILLYNVPGRTGRNLTAETTIRLAKEVSNIAGIKEASGDMGQCIQILRHAPKDFLVVSGDDALALPQIACGMKGVISVAANAYPRAFSDMVRFCLDNDFAKAKTINDTLVDAYNLMFEENNPAGVKAFMTEMGLLKNNLRLPLVPLSDGVYNKIKAFLATR
- a CDS encoding carboxymuconolactone decarboxylase family protein encodes the protein MTTTEKRTFTVPSKAAVSENNQAIFNTLQKSLGFVPNLYAYFAKNETALGDYLALQNRKSSLRAKEREVINLVTSQINGCRYCQSAHTVIGKMTGFTDEQILEIRKGSASFDSKLDALAKFTAAVVENRGRASEESKAMFFEAGYTEAHMIDVVIVIGDKIISNYLHNLTGFEIDFPLADNI
- a CDS encoding Crp/Fnr family transcriptional regulator — its product is MAGNVQITAYINRWVSLNNEEAATFAAAFKEVKIKKRQFIVQPDFIVRNRNFVLKGAFRAYVVDDKGQDSTIAFAIEDWWITDYNSYILQKPATMFVVALEDSIILELPYEKEQALKQTNHKFETFFRIRAERTAAFMQQRIISNLTQSAEERYENFMQQYPLIVQRVPQYALASYLGMTTEFLSRIRNKRTAKKS
- a CDS encoding alpha/beta hydrolase-fold protein, coding for MKQFLFLAGLLFCTVHSSAQFTVRIIVNDVATKKQDDIYVAGDFNNWNPHDDAAKMKLFGATRRIYVLKDVAPGTINFKFTRGTWDKVESSAKGEDIENHSVTVTADTSLTFFVAGWKDDFPDKPKPNTASAQVQVLDTAYYMPQLNRTRRIWIYLPKNYNLQKSKSFPVLYMHDGQNLFNERTAFNGEWGVDECLDTLQQKINKDCIVVGIDNGGDKRMTEYNPYDDKKYGKGEGNEYLDFIVQTLKPFIDGRFRTQKDKAHTFIAGSSMGGLISLYAIIKYPEVFGKAGVFSPSLWIAPQLYTALQQATWNEPHTVFFYAGKKEGDDMIPDLENYEELLKSTKAFKITTLIFPLGQHKEEYWRKAFDPFYRVLMQ